One Myotis daubentonii chromosome 3, mMyoDau2.1, whole genome shotgun sequence genomic window carries:
- the LOC132230486 gene encoding large ribosomal subunit protein eL43, producing the protein MAKRTKKVGIVGKYGTRYGASLRKMVKKIEISQHAKYTCSFCGKTKMKRRAVGIWHCGSCMKTVAGGAWTYNTTSAVTVKSAIRRLKELKDQ; encoded by the coding sequence ATGGCCAAACGCACCAAGAAGGTCGGAATCGTCGGTAAATACGGGACCCGTTATGGCGCCTCCCTCAGGAAAATGgtgaagaaaattgaaatcagcCAGCACGCCAAGTACACCTGCTCCTTCTGTGGCAAAACCAAGATGAAGAGGCGAGCGGTGGGGATCTGGCACTGTGGTTCCTGCATGAAAACCGTCGCTGGTGGTGCCTGGACCTACAACACCACTTCTGCCGTCACAGTAAAGTCAGCCATCAGAAGACTGAAGGAATTGAAAGACCAGTAG